A stretch of the Lolium perenne isolate Kyuss_39 chromosome 3, Kyuss_2.0, whole genome shotgun sequence genome encodes the following:
- the LOC127338831 gene encoding auxin-responsive protein SAUR40-like, protein MAAATEKGGRRKSLASRTLERCRSGLTSAAGKPSTVAGCFSVYVGPERERFVVRADRANHPLFRRLLDDAEREYGYAAQGPLALPCAVDAFLDVLWHMNHDSDDGDSVVAPTSPICGLQRGGGGGNKGRAAGHRVLSTAKSSPASFFLSSKASLTTMTDGKRR, encoded by the coding sequence ATGGCAGCCGCAACGGAGAAGGGCGGGAGGAGGAAGAGCCTGGCGTCGAGGACGCTGGAGCGGTGCAGGTCCGGGCTCACGAGCGCCGCCGGGAAGCCGTCCACGGTGGCGGGGTGCTTCTCGGTGTACGTGGGGCCGGAGCGGGAGCGGTTCGTGGTGCGCGCCGACCGGGCCAACCACCCACTCTTCCGGCGCCTCCTCGACGACGCCGAGCGCGAGTACGGCTACGCGGCGCAGGGTCCCCTCGCGCTGCCCTGCGCCGTCGACGCCTTCCTCGACGTCCTCTGGCACATGAACCacgacagcgacgacggcgaTAGCGTGGTTGCACCGACGTCTCCGATCTGCGGCCTccagcgcggcggcggcggaggcaacAAGGGCCGGGCGGCGGGGCACCGGGTGCTCAGCACGGCCAAGTCGTCGCCGGCCTCCTTCTTCCTCTCGTCCAAGGCTTCTCTGACGACGATGACGGATGGCAAGAGGAGGTGA
- the LOC127345437 gene encoding uncharacterized protein isoform X1: MDFNAKFPSDVPPGSPLKEQARVPKMSTGFSSEIFAQKLVKLNISQQSIETLSHWCVFHHRCCQQVVETWDRDFHSAPQERKISLLYLANDIMQNSKKDGMRYIHEFFKVIAAALDDLFTNGDDFGRNVVQRLVNIWDDRKLFGTQGQLLKEEYTRKFKELKSKKPGGELMEKVISSYKHMLRAPIDEDKLMRKCNSALSFVDNLNKEYGNSYLGSSDGSSFVKELQEQHSTLRNTIDQFRTAESLRATLVSHLKEALHEQEFKMELVRHQLRAAQARYKKADDLCQKLGIDVARQEPSNGLENSSFSEVPVTSFPVSANGDSFEKRQSTAVMYSREGDGGEYETLNGVFSSGATRDSIDQKIEEHSPGNKKQKLENGGSVPHPQAPPPPPPFPYPDFEQPPPPPQYPPSPESSPPPLPPSMPPPIPPPPPTTDVFMPVPAAPMGGMPYGVFPPFPPPVNYPMINMPPPFPGAPNPPHLGFPGFGGPFYGPPFPSAPHQ, from the exons ATGGATTTTAATGCTAA ATTTCCGTCTGATGTGCCACCTGGGAGTCCCTTAAAAGAACAAGCCAGGGTGCCTAAGATGAGCACAGGATTCAGCTCAGAGATCTTTGCGCAGAAGCTTGTGAAGCTCAATATTTCCCAACAGAGTATAGAGA CTTTATCACACTGGTGTGTCTTTCATCATCGGTGCTGCCAGCAAGTTGTTGAAACATGGGATAGAGATTTTCACTCTGCTCCTCAAGAGAGGAAGATATCTTTGCTGTATCTTGCAAATGATATTATGCAGAATAGTAAGAAGGACGGCATGAGATATATACATGAATTCTTCAAGGTCATTGCTGCTGCCTTAGATGACTTGTTCACCAACGGAGATGATTTTGGACGGAACGTCGTACAAAGACTG GTTAACATTTGGGATGATCGCAAGTTGTTTGGCACCCAAGGACAACTTCTGAAGGAAGAATACACACGGAAATTTAAGGAGCTGAAATCA AAAAAACCTGGTGGGGAGCTAATGGAGAAGGTCATATCGAGCTACAAGCATATGCTGCGTGCACCTATAGATGAGGACAAGTTAATGAGAAAATGCAACAGTGCTCTAAGCTTTGTTGACAACCTCAACAAAGAGTATGGAAACTCGTACTTAG GGAGCAGTGATGGATCTAGCTTTGTGAAGGAGCTGCAGGAACAACATAGTACCTTGAGAAACACCATTGACCAATTCAGAACGGCTGAATCACTCAGGGCCACTCTGGTTTCTCATTTGAAGGAAGCACTCCATGAGCAG GAATTCAAAATGGAACTAGTCAGACACCAACTTCGG GCAGCTCAGGCCCGATATAAAAAAGCTGATGACCTCTGCCAGAAGCTTGGAATAGATGTAGCAAGGCAGGAACCATCTAATGGGCTTGAGAACTCCAGTTTCTCTGAAGTGCCTGTTACTTCTTTCCCAGTTTCAGCTAATGGTGATTCTTTTGAGAAGAGACAATCGACTGCAGTGATGTATTCACGGGAAGGGGATGGAGGTGAGTATGAGACCCTCAACGGTGTTTTTTCTTCAGGAGCCACCAGGGACAGTATTGACCAGAAAATAGAAGAGCACTCTCCTGGTAATAAGAAGCAGAAGCTAGAGAACGGTGGATCTGTTCCTCACCCTCaagcacctccaccgccacccccATTCCCGTATCCTGATTTTGaacagccaccaccaccacctcagtaTCCTCCATCACCAGAGTCTAGCCCACCGCCACTTCCGCCTTCAATGCCACCCCCaatcccaccaccaccacctacaACTGATGTATTTATGCCAGTTCCTGCTGCTCCAATGGGAGGAATGCCGTACGGCGTTTTCCCACCATTTCCTCCGCCTGTAAACTATCCCATGATCAACATGCCACCGCCTTTCCCTGGTGCTCCAAACCCTCCTCATCTGGGTTTCCCTGGATTCGGGGGTCCGTTCTATGGCCCGCCTTTCCCGTCGGCACCCCACCAATGA
- the LOC127345437 gene encoding uncharacterized protein isoform X2 — translation MSTGFSSEIFAQKLVKLNISQQSIETLSHWCVFHHRCCQQVVETWDRDFHSAPQERKISLLYLANDIMQNSKKDGMRYIHEFFKVIAAALDDLFTNGDDFGRNVVQRLVNIWDDRKLFGTQGQLLKEEYTRKFKELKSKKPGGELMEKVISSYKHMLRAPIDEDKLMRKCNSALSFVDNLNKEYGNSYLGSSDGSSFVKELQEQHSTLRNTIDQFRTAESLRATLVSHLKEALHEQEFKMELVRHQLRAAQARYKKADDLCQKLGIDVARQEPSNGLENSSFSEVPVTSFPVSANGDSFEKRQSTAVMYSREGDGGEYETLNGVFSSGATRDSIDQKIEEHSPGNKKQKLENGGSVPHPQAPPPPPPFPYPDFEQPPPPPQYPPSPESSPPPLPPSMPPPIPPPPPTTDVFMPVPAAPMGGMPYGVFPPFPPPVNYPMINMPPPFPGAPNPPHLGFPGFGGPFYGPPFPSAPHQ, via the exons ATGAGCACAGGATTCAGCTCAGAGATCTTTGCGCAGAAGCTTGTGAAGCTCAATATTTCCCAACAGAGTATAGAGA CTTTATCACACTGGTGTGTCTTTCATCATCGGTGCTGCCAGCAAGTTGTTGAAACATGGGATAGAGATTTTCACTCTGCTCCTCAAGAGAGGAAGATATCTTTGCTGTATCTTGCAAATGATATTATGCAGAATAGTAAGAAGGACGGCATGAGATATATACATGAATTCTTCAAGGTCATTGCTGCTGCCTTAGATGACTTGTTCACCAACGGAGATGATTTTGGACGGAACGTCGTACAAAGACTG GTTAACATTTGGGATGATCGCAAGTTGTTTGGCACCCAAGGACAACTTCTGAAGGAAGAATACACACGGAAATTTAAGGAGCTGAAATCA AAAAAACCTGGTGGGGAGCTAATGGAGAAGGTCATATCGAGCTACAAGCATATGCTGCGTGCACCTATAGATGAGGACAAGTTAATGAGAAAATGCAACAGTGCTCTAAGCTTTGTTGACAACCTCAACAAAGAGTATGGAAACTCGTACTTAG GGAGCAGTGATGGATCTAGCTTTGTGAAGGAGCTGCAGGAACAACATAGTACCTTGAGAAACACCATTGACCAATTCAGAACGGCTGAATCACTCAGGGCCACTCTGGTTTCTCATTTGAAGGAAGCACTCCATGAGCAG GAATTCAAAATGGAACTAGTCAGACACCAACTTCGG GCAGCTCAGGCCCGATATAAAAAAGCTGATGACCTCTGCCAGAAGCTTGGAATAGATGTAGCAAGGCAGGAACCATCTAATGGGCTTGAGAACTCCAGTTTCTCTGAAGTGCCTGTTACTTCTTTCCCAGTTTCAGCTAATGGTGATTCTTTTGAGAAGAGACAATCGACTGCAGTGATGTATTCACGGGAAGGGGATGGAGGTGAGTATGAGACCCTCAACGGTGTTTTTTCTTCAGGAGCCACCAGGGACAGTATTGACCAGAAAATAGAAGAGCACTCTCCTGGTAATAAGAAGCAGAAGCTAGAGAACGGTGGATCTGTTCCTCACCCTCaagcacctccaccgccacccccATTCCCGTATCCTGATTTTGaacagccaccaccaccacctcagtaTCCTCCATCACCAGAGTCTAGCCCACCGCCACTTCCGCCTTCAATGCCACCCCCaatcccaccaccaccacctacaACTGATGTATTTATGCCAGTTCCTGCTGCTCCAATGGGAGGAATGCCGTACGGCGTTTTCCCACCATTTCCTCCGCCTGTAAACTATCCCATGATCAACATGCCACCGCCTTTCCCTGGTGCTCCAAACCCTCCTCATCTGGGTTTCCCTGGATTCGGGGGTCCGTTCTATGGCCCGCCTTTCCCGTCGGCACCCCACCAATGA